The sequence below is a genomic window from Deltaproteobacteria bacterium.
CGGGCGCGTACTCCTTGTGCTCCGCGAACTCCACCGACTGGCCGTGGTGCGGGCTCTTGTGCAGGCCCGTCAGCACCCCTTCCATGACCTTGCGGGCCCGGACCTGGAGCGGGCCGAGGCGGGCGAGAAGGGCGGGGTCGAGGGTCACGCCTTCGTCTCGCGGAGCAGCTCCGCGATCACCCGGCGCGAGTCCACTCCTTCCGCTTCCGCGTGGAAGTTGGTCAGCACCCGGTGACGGAGCACGGGCTCGACCAGCGCGCGCACGTCCTGCACGTCCACCGCCGGCCTCCCCTGGAGCGCTGCGCGTGCCTTGCCGGCGAGGATCAGCGCCTGCGAGGCGCGCGGGCCGGCGCCCCAGCTCACGTGGTCCTTGACGTGCTTGCCGGCGGTGTCGTGCGGCCGCGTGCGGCGGACGAGATCGACGGCGTGCCGGATGACGTGCTCCGCGGCCGGCACCCGAAGCACGAGATCCTGCAGGACGCGGATCTGCTGGGGGGAGAGCACCTTCTCCACCTGGGGCTGCGCTCCCGAGGTGGTGGTGCGGACGATCTGCACTTCCTCTTCGGCGCTGGGATAGCCGACGTCGACCAT
It includes:
- a CDS encoding DUF58 domain-containing protein, with the protein product MTLDPALLARLGPLQVRARKVMEGVLTGLHKSPHHGQSVEFAEHKEYAP